The following are from one region of the Dreissena polymorpha isolate Duluth1 chromosome 2, UMN_Dpol_1.0, whole genome shotgun sequence genome:
- the LOC127868530 gene encoding uncharacterized metal-dependent hydrolase HI_0454-like produces MHTLLKEHEVTPRQSEIMKHFCQYLGRSVPDKFQILPPNYVAVLHHWRVLHLISASLQVERCMFWKNFFTGPFFQKPQSDQEEDTASMEGMHPNECQEVELPMAVDSHFHPDRLSEKTSIPWAKDITKLLYAGPVEPNHLVRLGGSVAVFCDPSTYPTISQLNVLPGNIVVALGLHPHHARKSRRLLDEAVERLQRLLRSERVTAFGEIGIDHSDPESEWAYQSELLRRLTPLVKQEHVLEIHCRGMKDECGTEAYLLLLHHLKKRISRMQRINLHYFTGYPYLLERWLEQFPETWFGFTSMVKNFDRNHRDSSNLVKEYRLLLETDAPYFTLEGQPLSSPNQIYRTAEIVAELRQVSADHILSVTAKNAKTLYRIKD; encoded by the coding sequence ATGCATACTCTACTCAAAGAACACGAAGTAACTCCAAGACAATCGGAAATAATGAAGCACTTTTGCCAGTACCTTGGTCGTTCTGTTCCGGATAAGTTTCAGATACTGCCGCCAAATTATGTTGCTGTATTACATCACTGGAGAGTATTACACCTCATTAGTGCCAGTCTTCAGGTAGAGCGTTGTATGTTCTGGAAGAACTTCTTCACGGGACCTTTTTTCCAAAAGCCCCAGAGTGATCAAGAAGAGGATACGGCCAGTATGGAAGGAATGCATCCAAATGAATGCCAGGAAGTAGAGCTCCCCATGGCGGTGGATAGTCATTTTCATCCAGATAGGTTGTCCGAGAAAACATCCATCCCATGGGCAAAGGATATAACCAAACTTCTATATGCTGGACCAGTGGAGCCTAACCATCTAGTACGTCTAGGAGGGTCGGTAGCGGTATTTTGTGACCCATCTACTTACCCTACCATCAGTCAGCTGAATGTACTACCCGGCAACATCGTTGTAGCATTAGGCCTCCACCCACATCATGCCCGGAAGTCTCGCCGGTTACTGGATGAAGCAGTGGAGCGTCTACAAAGGTTGTTGCGGTCAGAGCGTGTAACGGCGTTTGGAGAAATTGGGATAGACCACTCCGACCCAGAATCCGAATGGGCATATCAATCGGAACTGCTTCGGCGGCTAACACCCCTGGTAAAACAGGAACACGTTCTGGAAATTCATTGTAGGGGGATGAAGGATGAATGCGGGACGGAAGCCTACCtacttcttcttcatcatcttaAGAAAAGAATCTCCCGCATGCAGAGGATCAACCTACATTATTTTACTGGTTATCCATATTTGTTGGAGCGATGGTTGGAGCAGTTCCCCGAGACGTGGTTTGGGTTCACCAGCATGGTAAAGAATTTTGACCGGAATCACCGTGACTCTTCGAATTTGGTAAAAGAATACAGACTTCTGTTGGAAACCGATGCGCCCTACTTTACGCTAGAGGGACAGCCATTGTCTTCACCAAATCAAATTTACAGGACAGCAGAGATCGTGGCCGAACTTCGACAAGTGTCAGCGGACCACATCCTGTCTGTAACTGCAAAAAATGCCAAGACGTTGTACCGGATCAAGGATTAA